The following proteins come from a genomic window of Miscanthus floridulus cultivar M001 chromosome 2, ASM1932011v1, whole genome shotgun sequence:
- the LOC136538137 gene encoding F-box protein SKIP23-like: MDRGTSTVARGRRRGPPLPVRAPHGRWRDTPPPSVAWVQARRSTERPPAPEPARPSAGREPELLSWADLPADILGLVVGRLPRVDDRARLRSVCRAWRAAARVHGRPPPPLPLLVLSDFSFSAFCADGAMAGVRRIPLPSREMAAGVRCVGSFHGWLVGVQQLNKGRYFGDGRCFLMNAFYQDVVRLPPPSVNTHSLDAYSKSLPIANGSGAVQCTVNGAQYVMSFCKVVLPSSPDHDGKCIVAAVSVHRSTASLALWRPGMTSWCVCQGGCISKFSDIALYQGKVYMFSKVTTNLFVFDISEDESGLMVSGVERCVTELPEVKDSYGQRWNIVEWHGKLLLVVIYLGLEGWHNICKIGVFEVDLSTNPFRFTEINSLDGDCIFISPCSSNSFRVCLYDGVEDDLIYFIDGGLNHSRNASPFDKFVYNMRNGTLAPFAVEITEDNLRAPDGSLMNPTWFFPSE; the protein is encoded by the coding sequence ATGGATCGCGGCACGAGCACAGTAGCCCGTGGACGGAGGCGAGGCCCACCTCTACCCGTCCGCGCCCCACACGGGCGCTGGCGTGACACACCACCGCCGTCGGTGGCTTGGGTGCAGGCAAGGCGTTCGACGGAACGCCCCCCGGCTCCCGAGCCGGCAAGGCCCAGCGCGGGGCGCGAGCCGGAGCTCCTATCGTGGGCGGACCTCCCGGCGGACATCCTGGGACTCGTGGTCGGTCGCCTCCCCCGCGTCGACGACCGCGCCAGGCTGCGCTCTGTCTGCCGGGCGTGGCGCGCCGCGGCGCGCGTTCatggccggccgccgccgccgctcccgctgCTCGTGCTCTCCGACTTCTCCTTCTCCGCCTTCTGCGCCGACGGGGCTATGGCGGGCGTGCGACGCATCCCTCTGCCCTCACGGGAGATGGCGGCTGGCGTCCGCTGCGTGGGCTCCTTTCACGGGTGGCTCGTCGGCGTGCAGCAGCTCAACAAAGGTCGCTACTTTGGTGATGGCCGGTGCTTCCTGATGAACGCTTTCTACCAGGACGTCGTCCGCCTCCCGCCGCCTTCTGTAAACACCCACTCCCTCGATGCCTATAGTAAATCTCTCCCCATCGCTAATGGCTCTGGTGCAGTGCAATGCACGGTCAATGGCGCCCAGTATGTGATGTCGTTCTGCAAGGTAGTCTTGCCCTCCTCACCGGACCATGATGGCAAGTGCATCGTGGCTGCTGTCTCCGTGCACAGGAGCACAGCTAGCCTTGCCCTCTGGCGGCCTGGGATGACGTCGTGGTGCGTGTGCCAAGGTGGCTGCATCAGTAAGTTCAGTGACATTGCCTTGTACCAGGGAAAGGTCTACATGTTTAGCAAGGTCACCACGAACCTCTTTGTCTTTGACATCTCAGAAGATGAGAGTGGCCTGATGGTTTCTGGTGTCGAGCGCTGTGTGACTGAACTGCCTGAGGTCAAGGATAGCTATGGACAGAGGTGGAACATAGTTGAGTGGCATGGGAAACTATTGCTGGTTGTGATATACTTGGGACTTGAAGGCTGGCACAATATTTGTAAGATTGGGGTATTTGAGGTGGACCTGAGCACAAACCCTTTCAGATTCACTGAGATCAACAGCTTGGATGGCGACTGCATTTTCATCAGCCCCTGCAGCAGCAATTCGTTCCGTGTATGTCTGTATGACGGAGTCGAAGATGATCTCATCTACTTCATTGATGGTGGCCTCAACCACTCTAGAAATGCGTCCCCTTTTGATAAGTTTGTGTACAACATGAGGAATGGTACATTGGCGCCATTTGCTGTGGAAATAACAGAAGACAACCTTCGGGCACCAGATGGCAGCCTGATGAATCCAACATGGTTCTTTCCTTCTGAATGA